A window from Cryobacterium sp. SO1 encodes these proteins:
- a CDS encoding PP2C family serine/threonine-protein phosphatase, which produces MDGTFGVHMAVKGESAITLGNSSVRFSFSAGSDVGRVRKINEDSYLAQSPVFFVADGMGGHAHGDAASQTVIRVFNDHIEQDVPSTPERILDAIHSSNDAVRDLSSADDFGTAVSGTTLAGVAFVDAGDDVGFHWMAFNIGDSRIYTWDGRTLEQLSVDHSAVQEMVDAGLIKATDAEKHPDRNVITRAIGADEFVDADVWLLPATGRHSFLICSDGLTKELSVVEIAELLASHTVPEDLGSLADVLVAAALAKGGRDNVTVVIVESTWGDPGHDTDVTRERPAGIHEHLEDTRPRNTNP; this is translated from the coding sequence ATGGACGGGACTTTCGGGGTGCACATGGCGGTGAAAGGTGAGAGTGCGATCACGCTCGGCAACTCGAGCGTGCGTTTCAGTTTCAGTGCCGGCAGCGACGTCGGACGGGTGCGCAAGATCAACGAGGACAGCTACCTGGCGCAGTCGCCGGTGTTTTTCGTCGCCGATGGCATGGGCGGCCACGCCCACGGTGATGCCGCCAGCCAGACCGTCATCCGAGTCTTCAACGACCACATCGAACAAGACGTGCCGTCGACCCCCGAGCGGATCCTCGACGCGATCCACTCGTCCAACGACGCCGTGCGGGATCTCAGCTCCGCCGACGACTTCGGCACGGCCGTCTCCGGCACCACGCTGGCCGGTGTCGCGTTCGTTGACGCCGGCGACGACGTCGGCTTCCACTGGATGGCCTTCAACATCGGTGACTCGCGCATCTACACCTGGGACGGCCGCACCCTCGAACAGCTCAGCGTCGACCATTCTGCTGTGCAGGAGATGGTGGATGCCGGCTTGATCAAGGCGACGGATGCCGAGAAGCACCCGGACCGCAACGTCATCACCCGCGCCATCGGTGCCGACGAATTCGTCGACGCGGATGTCTGGCTGCTGCCCGCTACGGGACGGCATTCCTTCCTGATCTGCTCCGACGGCCTCACCAAGGAGCTGTCGGTGGTCGAGATCGCCGAGCTGCTGGCCTCGCATACCGTGCCGGAGGACCTGGGCTCGTTGGCCGACGTGCTCGTCGCCGCCGCCCTGGCCAAGGGCGGCCGGGACAACGTCACCGTCGTCATCGTCGAGTCGACCTGGGGTGACCCCGGCCATGACACCGATGTGACCCGCGAACGGCCGGCGGGGATACACGAGCACCTCGAAGACACTCGGCCGCGCAACACGAATCCTTAG
- a CDS encoding serine/threonine-protein kinase, with translation MRRPPSVAPELPGYEFVSILGSGGFSDVFLYQQRLPRRRVAVKVLLTEQLNPSTQAQFVDEANLMAQLSTHPYIVTIYHADVAGDGRPYFVMEHCSGPSLAERYKREKFGVEDALRTGVRLAGAIATAHSAGILHRDIKPANVLTNDFGWPALTDFGISSSLDEELPVQTSTGGHRPAVPESTGTGESQSVGMSVPWSPPEMFEDDPRPDVRSDVFSLAATIHTLLAGQTPFEIHGRSNGTLDLIGRIERGAITPIGRDDVPRSLVAVLAKAMATRRDDRFATAVDFARALQRVELELGYAPTGIDIPTVAGVQHVRPDAPAGDDETRARSVVSISAQAPAAATARPATEAPPEKPNSADATRVRGARVIEPVRERTVVRPRGAVRPAAAPMPDAVQASVDDPAALVDSPPRRRPLLLIGSIVAGALLVGAVATAVVLTGVDGSAQTPTKSPAPAEPGGANVAAGVPAPVLDGTATSVDGTQVTFTVSNPSPQEGDVYRWARAENPAQPSLSTTADITVDGIVPGTTVCLDIYLQRADGKVSEANRACNR, from the coding sequence ATGCGCCGCCCGCCCTCCGTCGCCCCCGAACTGCCCGGCTACGAATTCGTCTCCATTCTCGGCTCCGGCGGGTTCTCCGACGTATTCCTCTACCAGCAGCGGCTTCCTCGGCGCCGGGTCGCGGTGAAGGTGCTGCTCACCGAGCAGCTGAACCCCTCGACCCAGGCGCAGTTCGTCGACGAAGCGAACCTGATGGCGCAACTGTCGACCCACCCGTACATCGTCACGATCTACCACGCCGACGTCGCCGGCGACGGACGACCGTACTTCGTGATGGAGCATTGCTCGGGCCCGAGCCTGGCCGAGCGATACAAGCGGGAGAAGTTCGGCGTCGAAGACGCCCTGCGCACCGGGGTCCGCCTGGCGGGCGCGATCGCCACCGCCCATTCCGCAGGCATCCTGCACCGCGACATCAAACCGGCCAATGTGCTCACCAACGACTTCGGCTGGCCCGCCCTCACCGACTTCGGCATCTCGTCGAGCCTTGACGAGGAACTGCCCGTGCAAACCAGCACCGGCGGCCACCGCCCGGCCGTACCGGAATCCACCGGCACCGGAGAGAGCCAGTCGGTGGGCATGAGCGTGCCCTGGTCGCCGCCGGAGATGTTCGAGGACGACCCCCGGCCGGACGTCCGCAGCGATGTCTTCTCGCTGGCCGCCACCATCCACACCCTGCTGGCCGGCCAGACACCGTTCGAGATCCACGGACGTTCCAACGGCACCCTCGACCTGATCGGTCGCATCGAACGCGGCGCCATCACCCCCATCGGCCGCGACGACGTGCCGCGCTCGCTCGTGGCGGTGCTGGCCAAGGCCATGGCCACCCGCCGCGACGACAGATTCGCCACGGCTGTGGACTTCGCCCGCGCCCTGCAACGGGTGGAGCTGGAGCTGGGTTACGCACCCACGGGCATCGACATCCCCACCGTCGCGGGCGTGCAGCACGTCAGACCGGATGCGCCGGCCGGCGACGACGAGACCCGGGCCAGGTCGGTGGTGTCGATCAGCGCCCAGGCACCGGCGGCTGCGACCGCTCGCCCGGCAACCGAAGCCCCGCCGGAAAAACCGAACTCGGCCGACGCCACACGGGTGCGGGGCGCCCGAGTCATCGAGCCAGTCAGGGAGCGCACCGTTGTGCGTCCCCGCGGAGCCGTGCGCCCGGCGGCCGCGCCCATGCCGGACGCAGTCCAGGCATCCGTTGACGACCCGGCCGCCCTCGTCGATAGCCCTCCGCGGCGACGCCCGTTGTTGCTGATCGGCTCCATCGTGGCCGGTGCCCTGCTTGTCGGCGCCGTGGCCACCGCCGTGGTGCTCACGGGCGTTGACGGCTCGGCCCAGACTCCCACGAAATCCCCGGCACCGGCGGAGCCGGGCGGCGCCAACGTCGCCGCCGGGGTGCCGGCCCCGGTGCTCGACGGCACGGCGACCTCGGTGGACGGCACCCAGGTCACCTTCACCGTGAGCAACCCCAGCCCGCAGGAGGGCGACGTGTACCGGTGGGCCCGTGCTGAGAACCCGGCACAGCCCTCCCTCAGCACGACGGCGGACATCACCGTGGACGGAATCGTCCCCGGTACGACCGTGTGCCTGGACATCTACCTGCAACGCGCCGACGGCAAGGTCTCGGAGGCCAACCGTGCCTGCAACCGTTGA
- a CDS encoding FHA domain-containing protein, whose product MGGSVLSYDDDIRGGWLAGAMADRLVLFPAAGPAATARVWESLIGPGPAEQAARAVLDELTAGGLSKTPPFALLSWDTAAPATMRVFVRGDVVVVLATADGDVSIGGLGISTWVERSVMHVTGVDITAAPVTAAPGTEKPDADLTDANDHAALPLGTGLPLEAGMVRTRRLHVVVDSARAVEPVRAGPPSPVAPPLHIVPPVAPPVAPATAPATAPAPLPVPQRTIAEPVSEQTIAGQPFIEQTISDITTADPAVENNADLAGGYDHLFGATVMRGVEQAAVRPDAEDDNESVSAPDSVGIADVPGDHDGHTVMSGDIQKLRDSRRRNNSGSASDAPTPVAVPRLYLLLPSGVREPLNQPIRVGRAPSVSKMSGDLVPRLVSLGGADQDVSRNHVHFTVEGDTVVVTDLHSRNGTLVSLPGKPAQKLRQGEPTAVIVGTVIDLGSGITITVGQE is encoded by the coding sequence ATGGGGGGATCTGTGCTTTCGTACGACGACGACATCCGGGGCGGATGGCTGGCGGGCGCCATGGCGGACCGTCTGGTGCTGTTCCCTGCCGCCGGCCCCGCTGCCACGGCCAGAGTCTGGGAGAGCCTGATCGGCCCGGGCCCCGCCGAGCAGGCTGCACGCGCCGTACTCGACGAGCTCACCGCGGGGGGACTGTCCAAGACCCCGCCCTTTGCACTCCTGTCCTGGGACACAGCGGCTCCGGCGACCATGCGGGTTTTCGTGCGCGGGGACGTCGTCGTGGTTTTGGCCACCGCCGACGGGGACGTCTCGATCGGCGGCCTGGGCATCTCCACCTGGGTGGAACGCTCCGTGATGCATGTCACCGGGGTGGACATCACCGCCGCGCCGGTGACCGCGGCGCCGGGCACCGAGAAGCCGGACGCTGACCTGACCGATGCAAACGATCATGCCGCCCTGCCGCTGGGAACGGGCCTTCCCCTGGAAGCGGGCATGGTGCGCACCCGCCGCCTGCACGTGGTGGTCGACAGCGCCCGTGCGGTGGAGCCCGTCCGGGCGGGGCCGCCCTCGCCTGTCGCTCCTCCGCTGCACATCGTGCCGCCCGTCGCCCCGCCCGTCGCCCCGGCGACCGCCCCGGCGACCGCCCCGGCGCCGCTGCCGGTTCCGCAACGCACGATCGCCGAACCCGTCAGCGAGCAAACCATTGCCGGGCAGCCCTTTATCGAGCAGACCATCTCAGACATCACCACCGCCGACCCGGCCGTCGAGAACAATGCCGACCTCGCCGGCGGCTACGACCACCTGTTCGGAGCGACCGTGATGCGCGGCGTCGAACAGGCGGCCGTTCGGCCCGACGCCGAGGACGACAACGAGAGCGTCAGCGCCCCGGACTCGGTCGGCATCGCCGACGTCCCCGGCGACCACGACGGCCACACCGTGATGAGCGGCGACATCCAGAAGCTGCGGGATTCACGCCGCCGCAACAACTCCGGGTCTGCCTCAGACGCGCCAACACCCGTCGCCGTACCGCGGCTGTACCTGCTGCTGCCCAGCGGTGTGCGGGAACCGCTCAACCAGCCCATCCGGGTCGGCCGGGCACCGAGCGTCAGCAAAATGTCCGGCGACCTCGTGCCCCGCCTGGTGAGTCTGGGCGGTGCCGATCAAGACGTCTCGCGCAACCACGTGCACTTTACCGTCGAGGGGGACACCGTGGTGGTCACCGATCTGCACTCGCGCAACGGCACTCTCGTGTCCCTGCCCGGCAAACCCGCCCAGAAGCTGCGCCAGGGTGAGCCAACGGCGGTCATCGTCGGCACTGTCATCGACCTCGGCAGCGGCATCACCATCACGGTCGGGCAAGAGTGA
- a CDS encoding Ig-like domain-containing protein: protein MSASVVVLSVLAGVPLTFAVLHEGFPVTDVDLAARDVWVTNGKQLLAGRLNRQIEELNGSVNAASSAFDVLQDGDDVFLIDGSVGSIERVDPAFTTLGERVDVAPGSEVVYGGDSLAVMAPTGEVWVINAAGELSFDPQTTDPVLELGKGGHIAVSPGGIVFGASRAEKTLFTYDPASEDAVEPVSSDLLKLGEFQIAAVGEKAVLLDPENDRVVLDGESLDIPAGALKLQQSGAENDSVLVATGAALLQVPFDGGTVVTVDASMENPVTEPADMSSPVWLNGCAHGAWAGAQRYIAACEGSAVLTESIQQPTQGSVLEFRVNRDVIALNNLSNGNVWLVDSNMRLVENWEEVTPPEEEEAEDGTEKAAQQSFEDTLAERTNVNRAPLARDDDYGVRPGKTTVLPVLENDTDPDGDVLTVTNVSGFSESQGSLDFIDGGRALQFTPAEAVAGTVSFRYTVADGRGAVAEAQVNVTMRPVDQNLAPVSNRVGAISVEQGQIVSYNVLSDWIDPDGDDIYLVSASPTTGDGVRFGPEGFVTFESKTAELGVKEVQFVVSDGTLTATGVLTVDVKAAGTLNPVGTPDFTTVFVGETALIEPLKNDVTPSGAPLALIGVNEVPKDLTAVANLERGTIAVSSGKAGSYVFTYSLGAGATSSVGLIRVDIVESPTQILPPIAVKDTAYLRAAEPVTIPVLDNDVSPSGRVLAVQSVDLSTTDDLVTVEILTNTVLRVTASAALTQQVQFTYTISDGEGTSTAGVTVVPVPPLIKHQPPVAVDDSVSVRAGDIVSVPVLDNDYHPDSATMSVLPELADTSSAGGLAFVTGNQVRFQAPAEAGAYSVDYTITDAFQETATATVRFTVIGVNAAENQAPTPLPLTMRTFAESTIKVQVPLDGIDPDGDSVYLTAVTSAPTLGRVVDQGSDFFIYEAYPGTAGTDSFTYQVADTFGATAEGTVRIGVIPRPAELLAPNAVDDAIEIKPGRAGSIPVVLNDSDPNGYKLTLSKKLPEVDPGITAIVDGSRVIVKAPAEEGTYTLRYEITNGHGGADTAFVQVKVTEDAKAQYPVAIDHFVEPEEVLAGTPIDVTVLDGAENPSGLIEDLVITLEGPNADNGVLQTDGTVRVKPSEERQAIAYRLTNELDELSATAFIIVPPQPQAVEPENQPSTEPTPDEEQFPPPFLKDIGPQVVKMNGSKSWTLGDIVEVPSGRPALLLGATATNSDGSKVAGGSSLSFVAARDYRGPASVTFVVTDGTGADDPKGRQATLTIPITVGDPDFEDVAPTFTPPKVTVEAGEAAAAVNLRSSSGHPNPAIIEQLSYGSLGSATADVAASISGGTLTVSSPLGTQPGTKVRLTFSVTYKEFTVPGAVDVTVVSSTRAAPQAVDDAGPNGAGIETTPSSVVQVPVLDNDYNPFAQDGKPLTVVAASIEQDVSGGKASVSYSSSGVTITTGPGATGTLTAVYRILDATKDQARATQGRITLVIRDRPDAPNAPAAAEGDAGATISFSAPSSNNSQITGYTISWTGGGSRNVTSAGTYEITELTNGQSYAFQVTAQNAKGTSDASARSSTITPYGVPGAPASANLTASASGNGALGLSWAAPGSTGGRGVSSYTYEWVAGGAANGSTNGARIASATGTANTPYQYRVQACNPRGCGDWATSNVATPTTPPPPPPWAPSNNAASVTRTTCPESTASYQNNNLNSSHGCTDNPRGYLQAGTVVDAVCHSVRRGVHYFYFLIEDASYNGWFIPSADTTRPDWQNIRDC from the coding sequence ATGTCCGCTTCCGTCGTGGTCCTGTCGGTGTTGGCCGGGGTGCCGTTGACGTTCGCCGTGCTGCACGAGGGCTTCCCAGTGACGGATGTAGACCTTGCGGCCCGCGATGTGTGGGTGACGAACGGTAAGCAGTTGTTGGCGGGCCGGTTGAATCGGCAGATCGAGGAGTTGAACGGGTCGGTCAATGCCGCCTCGAGTGCGTTCGATGTGTTGCAGGACGGTGATGATGTCTTCCTGATCGACGGCAGTGTCGGTTCGATTGAGCGGGTCGATCCGGCGTTCACGACGCTGGGTGAACGGGTGGATGTGGCGCCCGGGTCCGAGGTCGTCTATGGCGGCGATTCCTTGGCCGTGATGGCGCCTACCGGTGAGGTGTGGGTGATCAACGCCGCCGGGGAGTTGAGCTTCGACCCCCAGACCACTGACCCGGTTCTGGAGCTGGGCAAGGGCGGCCACATCGCCGTGTCGCCGGGCGGGATTGTCTTCGGCGCGTCGCGGGCCGAGAAGACCCTGTTCACCTACGACCCGGCCTCCGAAGACGCGGTCGAGCCCGTCTCGAGCGACCTGCTGAAGCTGGGCGAGTTCCAGATCGCCGCGGTGGGGGAGAAGGCCGTGCTCCTCGACCCGGAGAACGACCGCGTCGTCCTCGACGGCGAGTCACTGGATATTCCGGCCGGAGCCCTCAAGCTGCAGCAGTCCGGCGCCGAGAACGACAGCGTGCTCGTCGCCACGGGTGCTGCGCTGCTGCAGGTTCCGTTCGACGGCGGCACGGTCGTCACCGTTGACGCGTCGATGGAGAACCCGGTCACGGAGCCGGCGGATATGTCCTCGCCGGTGTGGCTGAACGGCTGCGCGCACGGGGCCTGGGCCGGCGCGCAACGTTACATCGCTGCGTGTGAGGGTTCTGCGGTGTTGACCGAGTCGATCCAGCAGCCCACTCAGGGGTCGGTGTTGGAGTTCCGGGTGAACCGCGATGTGATCGCGTTGAACAATCTCTCCAACGGCAATGTGTGGTTGGTTGATTCGAATATGCGCCTGGTGGAGAACTGGGAAGAGGTGACTCCTCCGGAGGAGGAGGAAGCCGAGGACGGCACCGAGAAGGCCGCGCAGCAGTCCTTTGAGGACACTCTGGCGGAGCGTACGAATGTGAACCGGGCGCCGTTGGCTCGTGATGATGATTACGGGGTGCGGCCGGGTAAGACCACGGTGTTGCCGGTGTTGGAGAATGACACGGACCCCGATGGTGATGTGTTGACGGTGACGAATGTGAGTGGTTTTTCGGAGTCGCAGGGCAGTCTGGATTTCATCGATGGTGGCCGGGCGTTGCAGTTCACGCCGGCGGAGGCGGTGGCGGGGACGGTGTCGTTCAGGTACACGGTGGCCGATGGTCGTGGTGCGGTGGCTGAGGCGCAGGTGAATGTGACGATGCGCCCGGTGGATCAGAATCTGGCGCCGGTGTCGAACCGGGTCGGTGCGATCAGTGTGGAGCAGGGCCAGATCGTGAGCTACAACGTGCTCTCGGACTGGATCGATCCCGACGGTGACGACATCTACCTGGTGTCGGCGTCGCCGACCACGGGCGACGGGGTGCGGTTTGGCCCGGAGGGTTTTGTGACGTTCGAGTCCAAGACCGCCGAGCTGGGGGTCAAAGAGGTGCAGTTCGTCGTCTCGGACGGCACCCTGACCGCGACGGGTGTGTTGACGGTGGACGTCAAGGCCGCCGGCACCTTGAACCCGGTGGGCACGCCGGACTTCACGACGGTGTTCGTGGGCGAGACGGCGTTGATCGAACCGTTGAAGAACGACGTCACCCCCTCGGGCGCCCCGCTCGCGTTGATCGGCGTCAACGAGGTGCCCAAGGACCTCACCGCCGTGGCGAACCTCGAGCGGGGCACGATCGCGGTGTCGTCGGGCAAGGCCGGCAGCTACGTCTTCACCTACAGCCTCGGCGCCGGCGCCACCTCCAGCGTCGGCCTCATCCGCGTCGACATCGTCGAAAGCCCCACCCAGATTCTGCCTCCGATCGCTGTCAAGGACACCGCCTACCTCCGGGCCGCGGAACCCGTGACGATCCCGGTTCTCGACAATGACGTCTCGCCGAGCGGCCGGGTGCTGGCCGTGCAGTCGGTGGACCTCAGCACGACGGACGATCTGGTGACGGTGGAGATCCTCACCAACACGGTGCTGCGGGTCACCGCATCCGCTGCCCTGACTCAGCAGGTGCAGTTCACCTATACGATCAGCGACGGCGAGGGCACCTCCACCGCGGGCGTCACCGTGGTGCCGGTGCCCCCGCTGATCAAGCACCAGCCGCCGGTCGCTGTCGACGACTCCGTGAGTGTGCGCGCCGGAGACATCGTCAGCGTTCCGGTGCTCGACAACGACTACCACCCCGACTCCGCCACCATGAGCGTGCTGCCCGAGCTCGCTGACACGTCCAGTGCCGGTGGACTCGCTTTTGTCACGGGTAATCAGGTGCGGTTCCAGGCGCCCGCCGAGGCGGGTGCCTACAGTGTGGACTACACGATCACGGATGCCTTCCAGGAGACCGCCACCGCCACCGTGCGGTTCACCGTGATCGGAGTGAACGCGGCCGAGAACCAGGCGCCCACCCCGCTGCCGTTGACCATGCGCACCTTTGCGGAGTCGACCATCAAGGTGCAGGTGCCGTTGGATGGCATCGACCCTGACGGTGACTCGGTCTACCTCACCGCCGTCACATCGGCTCCCACCCTGGGCCGCGTCGTCGACCAGGGCAGTGACTTCTTCATCTACGAGGCCTACCCCGGCACGGCCGGCACCGACTCGTTCACCTACCAGGTCGCGGACACCTTCGGCGCGACCGCCGAGGGCACGGTTCGGATCGGCGTGATTCCGCGACCAGCCGAGCTGCTGGCCCCGAACGCCGTCGACGACGCCATCGAGATCAAGCCCGGCCGCGCCGGCTCGATCCCGGTCGTGTTGAACGACTCCGATCCCAACGGTTACAAGCTGACGCTGTCCAAGAAGCTGCCCGAGGTGGACCCGGGGATCACGGCCATAGTCGACGGTAGCCGGGTCATCGTGAAGGCTCCGGCCGAAGAGGGCACGTACACGCTGCGCTACGAGATCACCAACGGGCATGGCGGCGCCGACACGGCGTTTGTGCAGGTCAAGGTGACCGAAGACGCCAAGGCGCAGTACCCCGTGGCGATCGACCACTTCGTCGAACCCGAGGAGGTCCTGGCCGGCACGCCGATCGACGTGACCGTGCTGGACGGTGCCGAAAACCCCAGCGGCCTGATCGAGGACCTGGTGATCACCCTCGAGGGCCCCAACGCCGACAACGGTGTGCTGCAGACCGACGGCACCGTGCGGGTCAAACCGTCCGAGGAACGCCAGGCCATCGCGTACCGGCTCACCAACGAGCTCGACGAGCTCAGCGCCACGGCGTTCATCATCGTGCCCCCGCAACCCCAAGCCGTCGAACCCGAGAACCAACCCTCCACCGAACCCACCCCGGACGAGGAACAGTTCCCACCGCCGTTCCTGAAAGACATCGGCCCGCAGGTCGTCAAAATGAACGGGTCCAAGTCGTGGACCCTCGGCGACATCGTCGAGGTCCCGTCCGGCCGGCCGGCGCTGCTGCTGGGCGCCACCGCCACCAACAGCGACGGGTCCAAGGTGGCCGGCGGATCCTCCTTGAGTTTCGTCGCGGCGAGGGACTACCGGGGCCCGGCGTCGGTGACGTTCGTCGTCACCGACGGTACCGGCGCCGATGACCCGAAGGGAAGGCAGGCCACCCTGACCATCCCGATCACCGTCGGCGACCCTGACTTCGAAGATGTCGCCCCCACCTTCACCCCGCCCAAGGTCACCGTCGAGGCCGGCGAAGCCGCGGCCGCGGTGAACTTGCGTTCCTCCAGCGGACATCCGAACCCTGCCATCATCGAGCAGCTCAGTTACGGCTCCCTCGGCAGCGCCACGGCGGATGTGGCCGCGTCGATCTCGGGAGGCACGCTGACGGTGTCGTCACCGCTGGGCACCCAGCCGGGCACCAAGGTGCGGCTGACCTTCTCGGTCACCTACAAGGAGTTCACCGTCCCCGGCGCCGTGGACGTCACCGTCGTGTCGTCGACCCGTGCAGCGCCGCAGGCCGTTGACGACGCCGGACCCAACGGCGCCGGCATCGAAACCACCCCGAGCTCGGTCGTGCAGGTGCCCGTGCTCGACAACGACTACAACCCGTTCGCTCAAGACGGCAAACCGCTCACGGTCGTGGCCGCGTCGATCGAACAGGACGTCAGCGGAGGCAAGGCCTCGGTCTCCTACTCCTCGAGCGGGGTGACCATCACGACCGGGCCCGGCGCCACCGGCACCCTCACCGCGGTGTACCGCATCCTCGACGCCACCAAGGATCAGGCCAGGGCCACCCAGGGGCGCATCACCCTGGTCATCAGGGATCGCCCGGACGCCCCCAATGCGCCCGCCGCGGCCGAGGGCGATGCCGGCGCCACCATCAGCTTCTCGGCGCCGTCCTCGAACAACTCCCAGATCACCGGCTACACGATCAGCTGGACCGGCGGCGGGAGCCGGAACGTGACCAGCGCCGGCACCTACGAGATCACCGAACTCACCAACGGACAGAGCTATGCGTTCCAGGTGACGGCCCAGAACGCCAAGGGCACCTCGGACGCCTCGGCGCGGAGCAGCACCATCACTCCCTACGGCGTTCCCGGTGCACCCGCCAGCGCCAACCTCACCGCGTCGGCCAGCGGCAATGGCGCGCTCGGTCTCAGCTGGGCCGCTCCGGGCAGCACCGGCGGGCGCGGGGTCAGCAGCTACACATACGAGTGGGTCGCCGGCGGCGCCGCGAACGGTTCGACCAACGGCGCGAGGATCGCCTCGGCCACCGGCACCGCAAACACCCCATACCAGTACCGGGTGCAGGCCTGCAACCCGCGCGGTTGCGGCGACTGGGCCACCTCGAACGTCGCAACGCCCACCACCCCGCCGCCGCCACCGCCCTGGGCGCCGAGCAACAATGCCGCCTCTGTGACCAGGACAACCTGTCCTGAGAGCACGGCGTCGTACCAGAACAACAACCTGAATAGTTCGCACGGCTGCACGGACAATCCCCGCGGTTACCTGCAGGCGGGCACCGTTGTCGATGCCGTCTGTCACTCGGTGCGACGCGGGGTGCACTACTTCTACTTCCTCATCGAAGACGCCAGTTACAACGGCTGGTTTATACCGTCGGCGGACACGACACGTCCGGACTGGCAGAACATCAGGGATTGCTGA
- a CDS encoding DoxX family protein, with the protein MASTTTRGAAVTAPAATTGTTLLQRRTLAVLRLATGFIFLWAFLDKTFGLGFSTPAERAWLNGGTPAQGFLNSPGVTGPLQPFFVGIASPLVDFLFMLGMIAVGLAVMLGVGLRISAVAGSLIMVFMYLAEWPFAAGAASNNPLVDYHIIYALALIVIAVFAAGDTWGFGKTWKALPIVQKYTWLI; encoded by the coding sequence ATGGCCAGCACCACCACCCGCGGGGCAGCGGTCACCGCCCCCGCCGCGACGACCGGCACCACCCTGCTCCAGCGTCGCACCCTTGCGGTGCTGCGCCTGGCCACTGGATTCATCTTCCTGTGGGCCTTCCTCGACAAGACCTTCGGCCTGGGCTTCTCCACTCCCGCCGAGCGCGCTTGGCTCAACGGCGGCACCCCGGCGCAGGGCTTCCTGAACAGCCCCGGCGTCACCGGTCCGCTGCAGCCGTTCTTCGTGGGGATCGCCAGCCCGCTGGTCGACTTCCTCTTCATGCTCGGCATGATCGCCGTGGGACTTGCTGTGATGCTCGGTGTTGGCCTGCGCATCAGCGCCGTCGCCGGCAGCCTCATCATGGTCTTCATGTACCTGGCCGAGTGGCCGTTCGCCGCCGGCGCGGCCTCGAACAACCCGCTCGTGGACTACCACATCATCTACGCGCTCGCGCTGATCGTCATCGCCGTCTTCGCGGCCGGTGACACCTGGGGCTTCGGCAAGACCTGGAAGGCTCTGCCGATCGTGCAGAAGTACACCTGGCTGATCTAG
- a CDS encoding TerC family protein: MNLELPIAFEVISLVVLTLVLVADLLIVYKRPHVPSIREATLWVVFYVGLALVFALLMLIFGGGEHAGQFLAGWLTEYSLSIDNLFVFVIIMARFSVPRKYQQEVLMIGIIIALVLRGVFILLGAQLIENFSWIFYIFGAFLLYTAVHQAFAKEGGEDDAENSLVRYLRRHIRISPSFDGAKIRTTIDGRRLFTPMLIVLIAIGTTDLIFALDSIPAIFGITQSPFIVFTANVFALMGLRQLYFLLGGLLERLEYLKYGIAFILFFIGVKLVFHALHNNEVPFLNGGEGFSWAPEIDTWTSLAVIILSMAVATIASLIKTRRDARRERNAAVAEPVPTTGE, encoded by the coding sequence GTGAATCTTGAGCTGCCGATCGCCTTCGAAGTGATCTCGCTGGTCGTTCTGACCCTGGTGCTCGTCGCCGACCTCCTGATCGTCTACAAACGCCCGCACGTCCCCTCTATCCGCGAGGCGACCCTCTGGGTTGTCTTCTACGTGGGCCTGGCGCTGGTGTTCGCCCTTTTGATGCTGATCTTCGGCGGCGGCGAACACGCCGGGCAGTTCCTGGCCGGCTGGCTCACCGAGTACAGCCTGTCGATCGACAACCTCTTCGTCTTCGTGATCATCATGGCGAGGTTCTCGGTGCCTCGAAAGTACCAGCAGGAAGTGCTGATGATAGGCATCATCATCGCCCTCGTGCTGCGCGGCGTCTTCATCCTGCTCGGCGCCCAGCTGATCGAGAACTTCAGCTGGATCTTCTACATCTTCGGAGCCTTCCTGCTCTACACGGCCGTCCACCAGGCCTTCGCCAAGGAAGGCGGCGAGGACGACGCGGAGAACTCTCTGGTGCGCTACCTGCGTCGGCACATCCGCATTTCGCCCAGCTTCGACGGCGCGAAGATCCGCACCACCATCGACGGTCGTCGCCTCTTCACACCCATGCTGATCGTGCTGATCGCCATCGGCACCACCGACCTGATTTTCGCTCTGGATTCGATCCCGGCCATCTTCGGTATCACCCAGAGCCCGTTCATCGTGTTCACCGCCAATGTGTTCGCCCTGATGGGCCTGCGCCAGCTGTACTTCCTGCTCGGCGGGCTGCTCGAACGCCTGGAATACCTCAAGTATGGAATCGCGTTCATCCTCTTCTTCATCGGCGTCAAGCTGGTCTTCCACGCCCTGCATAACAACGAAGTGCCGTTCCTCAACGGCGGCGAGGGCTTCAGTTGGGCGCCGGAGATCGACACCTGGACGTCCCTGGCCGTGATCATCCTGTCGATGGCCGTCGCGACCATCGCCAGCCTGATCAAGACCCGGCGAGATGCCCGCCGCGAGCGGAATGCCGCCGTTGCTGAGCCCGTGCCCACGACCGGTGAATGA